The Bacillaceae bacterium IKA-2 DNA window TGAGGTGGTTGCCATATGAACATGATCAAAAATAAGACCCACGCAATCGGGTGTAGACTAGAATCAATTGCTGCCCAACCAATAAGTGGTGGAACTGCTCCGGAAACACTACCGACAATTGTATTTAAAGATGTTGTTCGTTTCGTCCACATCGAATAGATAACTACATAAAAGATTAATCCTACTATACCTAATAAAGCAGCATTTAAAGACGTTAGTAATAAAAATAAAATTCCTAATGCAGATAAAATAAGGCCGAATAGTAACACTTGCTGTTCAGGAATTTTCCCTGTTGTTGACGGCCGTTCTTTCGTACGCTCCATTAAATGGTCAATATCTCTATCAATGTAATTATTTAAACTACATCCCCCAGCCATAACGAGCGCTGAACCTAGCAAACCAAAAATAACTAAGTGTAAATTTGAGATTAATTGAATCTCCAGATAGTATCCGGCTAGATACATTCCTGTAAAAGCCGTGATCATGTTGGACATTACAATTCCAACCTTTGTAAGTGCAAGAAAGTCTCTCCAAGTAACCTCGTTTGCATTAGTGGTGCCGATTATTGTTGTTTCAATCCCCTCTGCACCTCCTAAAACGGTTTTATTCAAAGACTTCCACCTCCATATCCTAGTAAACTTGTAAAGACAATTACAACTAAGGAATGTTACTAAGTTTTCACCCCAGATAAATCAGTTAATTAGCATTACCCTAGTGGAAATAGACTATTAATCACATTATAAATGAAACTCTTTAAATTTTCATTACTTATCTACTTTTAAAATTAGTATCGATACTTAAATAATAACATTTACAATGTGTATAAGGTAATTATATGCTCAAGTTCATAAATTGACAAATTCTATTTTTGTTCTTAAAATGAGAATGACTTATAAAGACACAATAATTCCGTTATTCTAAAGGGTGGGTGAACGTTTTGAATAAAAAACTTAAAATATTTTCCATCCTAACCACAATTGGGATGATGATCGTTCTCCTCCAGGGAGCTTTAGTTACAAAAACTGAGTCAGGGGAGGGTTGTGGAGACTCTTGGCCATTATGTCATGGTCAAGTTATTCCAGAGTCAATTAACACAGTTGAAACAATGATTGAATATAGTCATCGTATCGTATCAAGCCTGCTCGGGATCATGGTTATCACTTTAGCTATTTGGATGTGGAGAACATTACCACACAAAAGAGAAACTAAATTTTTAGCAATTATATCAATATTATTTATTATTTTCCAAGGACTACTAGGTGCTGCAGCGGTAATGTGGGGACAGTCATCGGCAGTTTTGGCCTTACATTTTGGTTTCTCGTTAGTTTCCTTTGCAAGTGTGCTACTTTTAACACTCCTCATATTTGAGGAAGATCAAACGCATAAAGCGACATCATCGCAGATAACAAAAAAATTCAAACTATTTATCTATTTTTTATTCACTTATTTGTATATAGTCGTTTATACTGGTGCATTAGTAAGGCATACAGGTTCAAGCCTAGCTTGTGTTGGCTGGCCCTTGTGTAATGGCCAACTAATCCCTTCGTTAACTACTACGACTATTGCCGTACAGTTTGGACATCGTTTTCTAGCAGGACTATTATTTCTGATTATTCTAGCGACAGCCATTCATGTTTACCGACATTATAAAGATCAAAAGACGCTTCGCTATACAGTTTTCATATCGCTTATTTTGGTTACTGCTCAAGTATTAAGTGGTGCATACGTTATCTTTACTCAGCTGAGTTTACTTTCAGCAATGCTTCACGCTTTACTAATTACCTGTTTATTTGGAGCAATTAGCTATCTGGTTATGCTTGCAACTAGAACAAAATAAAATACTACTACTTTACAGGCGGCGGATGAAAATCATCGGTCGTTTTTTTTTACAAAAAAAAGAGAAGGTAGTTAACCTTCTCTCAATCGTTTTATTCGTGTTTTAGTTCAAGAAGTAAATCACCTGTTTGAATTGAATCTCCACTTTGAACGTGAACTTGCTGGATAATTCCATCAAACGGTGCTTGTACGGTGGTTTCCATCTTCATTGCTTCTGTGATCATCAGATGGTTTCCTTTTTTCACCTTGTCGTTAGCGACGACGAGACTCTTGACTACCGTCCCTGGCATCGTTGCTCCGATATGGCTAGGATTCGCTTTATCTGCTTTTATTTTTGCAACCACCGTTGTTTCAACATTTTGGTCTTTAATAATGATTTCTCGTGGTTGACCGTTTAATTCAAAGTAATTAACACGTGTTCCATCACCTTGTGCTTCTCCAATCGAAACGAGCTTGACTATTAACGTTTTTCCTTGCTCAATTTCAACTTCAATTTCTTCGCCGAGGCGAAGTCCGTATAAAAATGTCGGCGTATCTAGAACGGACAGATCACCAAATTGCTCGAAGAAACGCTGGTGCTCTAAATAGACTTTAGGATAAATCGCATAGGAAATCAGATCAAAATCAGTTACTTGACGATCAAGAGTTTCGAATAACTCGCCCTTGAGCGCTTCAAAATCAACTGCAGGAAGGTTCTCTCCTGGTCTTCCTGTAATGGCAACCCGGCCTTTTAAAATCGTCTCTTGAAGCTTTTTAGGGAAGCCTTGATAAGGTTGGCCTAAATAACCTTGGAAGAACTCAACAACTGAATCGGGGAAATCTAAAGAATCTCCTCGGTCATAAATTTCCTCTTCAGTCAAATCATTTTGAACCATAAATAACGCCATATCACCAACAATTTTTGATGAAGGTGTCACCTTGACAACATCTCCAAACAGATCATTGACGGTACGATACATTGTTTTGACTTCATCCCAACGACTTTTTAAGCCGACAGCTTTCGCCTGTTGTTGAAGATTACTATATTGTCCACCTGGCATTTCATGTTGGTACACTTCTGAGTGAGGGGCGACCATCCCACTTTCAAAACCTTGATAGTATTTACGCGTATCTTCCCAGAAAATACCTAGTTTTTCTAAGGCATCAATAGTTACGTTTGGCTGCCGCTCATTTCCTGCTAGGGCATAGTAAAGGGAATTAGCACTTGGTTGCGAAGTAAGTCCGGCCATTGAACCTACTGCTACATCAACGATGTCTACACCTGCTTCAATCGCTTTGGCATACGTGTAAATTCCGTTTCCACTCGTATCGTGGGTGTGTAAGTGAATCGGGATCTCAATCGTTTCTTTAAGCGTCGATACGAGTCTGTAGGCCGCTTCAGGTTTTAACAAGCCAGCCATATCTTTAATCCCTAAAATATGAGCGCCACTCTGTTCTAATTCTTTAGCTAAGTTTTTATAATAATTTAAGTCATATTTCGTCCGGCTCGGATCCAAAATATCTCCTGTATAGCACATCGCAGCTTCAGCAATTTTCCCTGAATCACGAACGGCATCAATCGTTAACGTCATCCCTGGAACCCAGTTTAAACTATCAAAAATTCGGAATACGTCAATCCCAGCATCTGCTGATTTCGCTACAAATTCTTTGATTAAATTATCAGGATAATTCGTATAGCCGACCGCATTAGAAGAACGCAGTAACATTTGTAATAGTAGATTCGGCATCTGCTTTCTCAAAGTTAGGAGACGCTCCCACGGGTCTTCATGTAAAAATCTCATCGCCACATCAAAAGTAGCTCCGCCCCACATTTCAGAAGAAAAGAGGTTCGGTAACATTCTCGCGGTTGGCTCAGCGATCCGTTTTAAATCATTCGTTCGAACGCGTGTTGCCAGAAGCGATTGGTGAGCATCGCGGAACGTTGTATCGGTTAACAATACTTCCTTTTGCTCTTTGACCCACTTCGCAACTCCTTCTGCACCTCTCGCTTCTAAAATTTGCTTTGTTCCAGTCGGCATCGGCTCTAGTAAATTGATCTTCGGTACAATCGGACTATCAAAAATTGGTTTTTTCATTTTTTCTAAACCCGGATAACCATTAATCGTTGTTTCTCCAATAAACGTAAGCATTTTCGTGCCCCGGTCTTTTAGCTTTGGAAAAACAAATAATTCTGGTGTTGTATCAATAAAAGAGGTATTGTATTCACCTTTTAAGAATTTTTCGTGCTGAACAACTTTTTCTAAAAAAGCGATATTCGTTTTAATGCCACGGATTCTAAACTCACGTAAATTCCTAAGCATTTTTGAGGCGGCATCTTCAAAACTTAATGCCCATGTTGAAAGCTTGACTAAAAGAGAGTCATAATAAGGTGAAATTACCGAGCCTTGGAACCCATTCCCTGCATCTAGACGAACACCAAAACCTCCACCAGACCGATACACCATGATTTTCCCCGTGTCTGGCATAAAGTTATTGCTTGGATCTTCCGTCGTTACCCGCGATTGAATCGCAAATCCATGACAGAAAATTTTATCCTGAGACGGGATATTAAGTTTTTTACCCGCAAACTCTTCTCCGTCAGCAATGTATAGTTGGGCCTGAACAATATCAATTCCTGTCACCATTTCGGTAATCGTATGCTCGACTTGGACACGCGGATTGACTTCAATAAAGAAAAATTCGCCACTAGCAGTCACGAGAAACTCAACGGTTCCCGCATTTATGTAGTTGACTTTTTCCATTAATTGAACGGCTGCTTGACATATTTTTTCACGGACTTCTACTG harbors:
- the cyoE gene encoding heme o synthase — protein: METTIIGTTNANEVTWRDFLALTKVGIVMSNMITAFTGMYLAGYYLEIQLISNLHLVIFGLLGSALVMAGGCSLNNYIDRDIDHLMERTKERPSTTGKIPEQQVLLFGLILSALGILFLLLTSLNAALLGIVGLIFYVVIYSMWTKRTTSLNTIVGSVSGAVPPLIGWAAIDSSLHPIAWVLFLIMFIWQPPHFLALAMKRSEEYRNAGIPMLPVVSGFAVTKRQMIFYVATLIPISLLLSPIFGIVYTVIASILGVGWLALGMAGFYMKDDMKWSKLMFVYSLNYLTIIFILMVVIHIV
- a CDS encoding heme A synthase, whose translation is MNKKLKIFSILTTIGMMIVLLQGALVTKTESGEGCGDSWPLCHGQVIPESINTVETMIEYSHRIVSSLLGIMVITLAIWMWRTLPHKRETKFLAIISILFIIFQGLLGAAAVMWGQSSAVLALHFGFSLVSFASVLLLTLLIFEEDQTHKATSSQITKKFKLFIYFLFTYLYIVVYTGALVRHTGSSLACVGWPLCNGQLIPSLTTTTIAVQFGHRFLAGLLFLIILATAIHVYRHYKDQKTLRYTVFISLILVTAQVLSGAYVIFTQLSLLSAMLHALLITCLFGAISYLVMLATRTK
- the pyc gene encoding pyruvate carboxylase; amino-acid sequence: MNKLTNIKKVLVANRGEIAIRIFRACTELHIRTVALYSKEDTGAYHRYKADEAYLVGEGKKPIDAYLDIDGIIEIAKRNDVDAIHPGYGFLSENIHFARRCEDEGIIFIGPKSEHLHMFGDKVQARTQAIKAGLPVIPGSDGPVETVEEVETFASESGFPFIIKASLGGGGRGMRIVRTQEELREAYDRAKSEAKSAFGNDEVYIEKFIENPKHIEVQILGDSTGKIIHLYDRDCSVQRRHQKVVEIAPSVSLSVEVREKICQAAVQLMEKVNYINAGTVEFLVTASGEFFFIEVNPRVQVEHTITEMVTGIDIVQAQLYIADGEEFAGKKLNIPSQDKIFCHGFAIQSRVTTEDPSNNFMPDTGKIMVYRSGGGFGVRLDAGNGFQGSVISPYYDSLLVKLSTWALSFEDAASKMLRNLREFRIRGIKTNIAFLEKVVQHEKFLKGEYNTSFIDTTPELFVFPKLKDRGTKMLTFIGETTINGYPGLEKMKKPIFDSPIVPKINLLEPMPTGTKQILEARGAEGVAKWVKEQKEVLLTDTTFRDAHQSLLATRVRTNDLKRIAEPTARMLPNLFSSEMWGGATFDVAMRFLHEDPWERLLTLRKQMPNLLLQMLLRSSNAVGYTNYPDNLIKEFVAKSADAGIDVFRIFDSLNWVPGMTLTIDAVRDSGKIAEAAMCYTGDILDPSRTKYDLNYYKNLAKELEQSGAHILGIKDMAGLLKPEAAYRLVSTLKETIEIPIHLHTHDTSGNGIYTYAKAIEAGVDIVDVAVGSMAGLTSQPSANSLYYALAGNERQPNVTIDALEKLGIFWEDTRKYYQGFESGMVAPHSEVYQHEMPGGQYSNLQQQAKAVGLKSRWDEVKTMYRTVNDLFGDVVKVTPSSKIVGDMALFMVQNDLTEEEIYDRGDSLDFPDSVVEFFQGYLGQPYQGFPKKLQETILKGRVAITGRPGENLPAVDFEALKGELFETLDRQVTDFDLISYAIYPKVYLEHQRFFEQFGDLSVLDTPTFLYGLRLGEEIEVEIEQGKTLIVKLVSIGEAQGDGTRVNYFELNGQPREIIIKDQNVETTVVAKIKADKANPSHIGATMPGTVVKSLVVANDKVKKGNHLMITEAMKMETTVQAPFDGIIQQVHVQSGDSIQTGDLLLELKHE